In the Pantanalinema sp. genome, one interval contains:
- a CDS encoding TrkA family potassium uptake protein, with amino-acid sequence MPQSRKQIAVIGLGRFGRSVCRTLHQQGHEVLGIDASEEEARSAQAEEIATHIIQADATDLHALEELGLSSFDTVVIAIGTDLEVAVLTVLNLVELGVSRIVAKASHDKYGKVMERVGGDAIRIVYPEAQMGERVANAISGQGIIEMIELDPDYSIFEVPAAPVFYGKTLAEADIRGRFGATVIAIKGRAGVNIAPLSEDRIQAGDILTVIGANDRLKRFPR; translated from the coding sequence ATGCCGCAATCACGCAAGCAAATCGCCGTCATCGGGCTTGGCCGCTTCGGGCGCAGCGTCTGCCGCACCCTGCACCAGCAGGGCCACGAGGTTCTGGGGATCGATGCCTCGGAGGAGGAAGCCCGCTCCGCTCAGGCCGAGGAGATCGCGACCCACATCATCCAGGCGGACGCGACCGACCTGCACGCCCTCGAGGAGCTCGGCCTCTCGAGCTTCGACACGGTCGTCATCGCCATCGGGACCGACCTCGAGGTGGCGGTCCTGACCGTGCTCAACCTGGTCGAGCTGGGGGTTTCGCGGATCGTCGCCAAGGCCTCCCACGACAAGTACGGCAAGGTCATGGAGCGCGTCGGCGGCGACGCCATCCGCATCGTCTATCCCGAGGCCCAGATGGGCGAGCGCGTCGCCAACGCCATCAGCGGGCAAGGGATCATCGAGATGATCGAGCTGGACCCCGACTACAGCATCTTCGAGGTGCCGGCCGCCCCCGTCTTCTACGGGAAGACCCTCGCGGAGGCGGACATCCGCGGCCGCTTCGGCGCCACCGTCATCGCCATCAAGGGCAGAGCGGGGGTCAACATCGCGCCTTTGAGCGAGGATCGGATCCAGGCGGGCGACATCCTCACGGTGATCGGCGCCAACGATCGCCTGAAGCGTTTCCCCCGGTAG
- a CDS encoding inorganic diphosphatase, whose product MQSLYHYPLGERFPQEADVIIEIPKDSRNKYEYEAETGNFRLDRVLSSPLHYVTEYGFFPQTLAGDGDPADVLVPMEEATFPGCIIRVRPIGILKMADEKGEDYKILAVPCKDRRYTEITKHTDVSPHLLLEIEHFFQVYKNLDNLYPTIMGWEDEAFAKNYLLECHENFKKSALALK is encoded by the coding sequence GTGCAAAGCCTGTACCATTATCCGCTGGGCGAGCGCTTCCCCCAGGAAGCGGACGTCATCATCGAGATCCCCAAGGATAGCCGCAACAAGTACGAGTACGAAGCCGAGACCGGCAACTTCCGTCTCGATCGGGTGCTTTCGAGCCCCCTGCACTACGTCACCGAGTACGGCTTCTTCCCCCAGACGCTGGCGGGCGACGGCGATCCCGCCGACGTGCTCGTCCCGATGGAGGAGGCCACCTTCCCCGGCTGCATCATCCGCGTGCGCCCCATCGGCATCCTGAAGATGGCCGACGAGAAGGGCGAGGACTACAAGATCCTGGCCGTGCCTTGCAAGGACCGTCGCTACACCGAGATCACCAAGCACACCGACGTCTCGCCGCACCTGCTGCTCGAGATCGAGCACTTCTTCCAGGTCTACAAGAACCTCGACAACCTCTACCCCACCATCATGGGCTGGGAGGACGAGGCGTTCGCCAAGAACTACCTGCTCGAGTGCCACGAGAACTTCAAGAAGTCCGCGCTGGCGCTCAAGTAG